Proteins encoded in a region of the Panicum hallii strain FIL2 chromosome 3, PHallii_v3.1, whole genome shotgun sequence genome:
- the LOC112884932 gene encoding putative uncharacterized protein DDB_G0277003 isoform X1 — translation MAGAAAQDAAEQLLHLKLAFLAGEPPACVLALARKAGGGSITPHVQNFLLENCTGTNVDGRQNFTYTTTIFKRIISEVELSSSTVIDGLYEEFAQRMLSKAKDSLLNKTDHIYKEISFLSSTNDNVSSRLISVVARLSCSSNMLEGDTGCSLWPSSLFLSEFILSYPEIFSTKCCFELGSGVGLVGICLNYVGASKVILTDGDTSTLTNMKENMELNNLCIEQEHSEVLKESKNKVECKYLSWEHVSESDLWGYQPDIVLGADIMYDPVCVPHLVRVLSMLLRRDRRQGENNGKSGDEFQTEGPVAYVATVVRNAETFNCFAKAAADAKLSAINIASSAAPSNLLPYMLSYDRSSVQLLKITSLS, via the exons ATGGCtggcgcggcggcgcaggaCGCTGCCGAGCAGCTGCTGCACCTGAAGCTCGCGTTCCTCGCCGGGGAGCCTCCCGCCTGCGTCCTCGCACTCGCCAG AAAAGCTGGGGGAGGTTCTATCACACCACATGTCCAAAATTTTCTTTTGGAGAATTGCACTGGCACTAAT GTAGACGGACGCCAAAACTTTACTTATACAACAACTATTTTTAAAAGGATTATATCTGAGGTTGAATTATCATCGAGCACTGTGATTGATGGACTCTATGAGGAATTTGCTCAGCGTATGTTGTCCAAAGCA AAAGATTCATTGTTAAATAAGACTGATCATATCTATAAAGAGAtatcttttctttcttctaCAA ATGATAATGTTTCCTCAAGGCTAATAAGTGTTGTTGCTCGACTATCATGTTCTTCTAATATGCTTGAAGGTGATACAGG GTGCTCTCTTTGGCCATCAAGTCTATTCTTGTCAGAGTTTATTCTTTCATACCCTGAAATTTTCTCCACAAAGTGTTGCTTTGAG CTAGGTTCTGGTGTCGGTTTGGTGGGTATTTGTCTTAACTATGTCGGTGCCTCTAAG GTTATTCTTACTGATGGTGATACATCTACACTCACAAACATGAAGGAAAATATGGAATTGAATAACTTATGCATTGAACAGGAACATTCTGAAGTGTTAAAAGAAAGTAAGAATAAG GTAGAGTGCAAATATCTTTCTTGGGAACATGTGTCTGAAAGTGATTTATGGGGCTACCAGCCAGACATAGT TCTTGGGGCAGATATTATGTACGATCCAGTCTGCGTGCCGCACCTCGTTCGAGTACTCTCAATGCTGTTAAGGCGAGACAGAAGACAAGGGGAAAACAATGGAAAATCTGGTGATGAATTTCAAACAGAGGGTCCCGTCGCGTATGTTGCGACAGTTGTTCGAAATGCAGAGACTTTCAACTGCTTTGCCAAAGCAGCTGCTGACGCCAAGTTGTCTGCTATAAATATTGCCAGCAGTGCGGCTCCTTCAAATCTTCTCCCCTATATGCTATCATATGATAGATCAAGTGTGCAACTTCTTAAAATTACTTCATTGTCATAG
- the LOC112884932 gene encoding putative uncharacterized protein DDB_G0277003 isoform X2, which produces MQVFYLVCRKAGGGSITPHVQNFLLENCTGTNVDGRQNFTYTTTIFKRIISEVELSSSTVIDGLYEEFAQRMLSKAKDSLLNKTDHIYKEISFLSSTNDNVSSRLISVVARLSCSSNMLEGDTGCSLWPSSLFLSEFILSYPEIFSTKCCFELGSGVGLVGICLNYVGASKVILTDGDTSTLTNMKENMELNNLCIEQEHSEVLKESKNKVECKYLSWEHVSESDLWGYQPDIVLGADIMYDPVCVPHLVRVLSMLLRRDRRQGENNGKSGDEFQTEGPVAYVATVVRNAETFNCFAKAAADAKLSAINIASSAAPSNLLPYMLSYDRSSVQLLKITSLS; this is translated from the exons ATGCAAGTGTTTTATTTGGTTTGCAGAAAAGCTGGGGGAGGTTCTATCACACCACATGTCCAAAATTTTCTTTTGGAGAATTGCACTGGCACTAAT GTAGACGGACGCCAAAACTTTACTTATACAACAACTATTTTTAAAAGGATTATATCTGAGGTTGAATTATCATCGAGCACTGTGATTGATGGACTCTATGAGGAATTTGCTCAGCGTATGTTGTCCAAAGCA AAAGATTCATTGTTAAATAAGACTGATCATATCTATAAAGAGAtatcttttctttcttctaCAA ATGATAATGTTTCCTCAAGGCTAATAAGTGTTGTTGCTCGACTATCATGTTCTTCTAATATGCTTGAAGGTGATACAGG GTGCTCTCTTTGGCCATCAAGTCTATTCTTGTCAGAGTTTATTCTTTCATACCCTGAAATTTTCTCCACAAAGTGTTGCTTTGAG CTAGGTTCTGGTGTCGGTTTGGTGGGTATTTGTCTTAACTATGTCGGTGCCTCTAAG GTTATTCTTACTGATGGTGATACATCTACACTCACAAACATGAAGGAAAATATGGAATTGAATAACTTATGCATTGAACAGGAACATTCTGAAGTGTTAAAAGAAAGTAAGAATAAG GTAGAGTGCAAATATCTTTCTTGGGAACATGTGTCTGAAAGTGATTTATGGGGCTACCAGCCAGACATAGT TCTTGGGGCAGATATTATGTACGATCCAGTCTGCGTGCCGCACCTCGTTCGAGTACTCTCAATGCTGTTAAGGCGAGACAGAAGACAAGGGGAAAACAATGGAAAATCTGGTGATGAATTTCAAACAGAGGGTCCCGTCGCGTATGTTGCGACAGTTGTTCGAAATGCAGAGACTTTCAACTGCTTTGCCAAAGCAGCTGCTGACGCCAAGTTGTCTGCTATAAATATTGCCAGCAGTGCGGCTCCTTCAAATCTTCTCCCCTATATGCTATCATATGATAGATCAAGTGTGCAACTTCTTAAAATTACTTCATTGTCATAG
- the LOC112884931 gene encoding uncharacterized protein LOC112884931, with protein MVGDLSLLAVTAASPVVLPPSKDLHGVLPFQGKRPQDAAAQLCAPLQHPQHHLEGLPVQMMVPGGHQGQALPAAYQAFAMPDAATLIDVQDSHPDSVRLSLGIAEQCARQEKILKFLMSGADVKELDESLLAEFTGQQILAINLGSQPYIPDDKLTICEFGLDLDEPQQYLPEKQLLIPDPLMDFVQSHGSALTIDQNGRILFAGHGDEMRDLLSLLLEFNMSKRETSGCKTAFLVPYFGRKRRSRANSQVSNPNLASTAADVSKSAEVKSKSSSKKKQRGKNIKERELYQRNYIHASEAFLSILLDKDKSSSTILSLKKAGPEITELLTQCSIGIAGTGLAILLSVMCKMATGMRTPFASARLLSTSVGFGLFWLSWAVNGLRDTIASIFRSPSNMNIEEDEVAVRIQKSMNEILFRAITLLAITALKFA; from the exons atGGTGGGGGACTTGTCCCTCCTCGCCGTCACCGCCGCCTCCCCCGTCGTCCTCCCGCCGTCCAAG GACCTCCATGGCGTGCTGCCGTTCCAGGGGAAGAGGCCGCAGGACGCCGCCGCGCAGCTCTGCGCGCCGCTGCAGCATCCGCAGCACCACCTCGAGGGGCTGCCCGTGCAGATGATGGTGCCTGGCGGTCATCAGGGCCAGGCCCTGCCTGCCGCCTACCAGGCCTTCGCCATGCCCGACGCGGCCACGCTCATCGACGTGCAAG ATTCTCACCCAGATTCAGTTCGACTAAGCCTTGGGATTGCAGAGCAATgtgcaaggcaagagaaaatcCTCAAGTTTCTGATGTCAGGGGCTGACGTGAAAGAACTTGATGAATCCTTGCTAGCTGAATTCACCGGACAACAGATTCTAGCAATCAACTTGGGAAGTCAACCATATATACCGGATGATAAGTTAACTATCTGTGAGTTTGGGTTGGATTTGGATGAGCCCCAACAGTATCTTCCAGAGAAACAACTTCTCATCCCTGATCCTCTTATGGACTTTGTTCAGTCCCATGGCTCTGCTCTTACCATCGATCAAAATGGCCGGATCCTATTCGCTGGCCATGGAGATGAGATGAGAGATTTATTATCACTTCTTCTAGAGTTCAACATGTCTAAACGTGAAACAAGTGGCTGCAAGACTGCATTTCTAGTTCCATACTTTGGGAG GAAAAGGCGTTCTCGGGCTAACAGCCAAGTATCCAATCCAAATTTAGCAAGCACGGCGGCCGATGTTTCAAAAAG CGCTGAGGTGAAGTCAAAATCTTCATCAAAGAAGAAACAGAGGGGGAAAAACATCAAAGAACGTGAACTGTATCAGAGAAACTATATACATGCTAGCGAAGCATTTCTATCCATCTTACTGGACAAGGACAAAAGCAGCTCAACAATTCTCTCACTGAAAAAAGCTGGTCCTGAGATCACCGAACTTTTGACACAGTGTTCTATTGGCATTGCTGGAACTGGCTTGGCTATTCTTCTGTCAGTTATGTGCAAGATGGCTACCGGCATGAGGACTCCTTTTGCTTCTGCTCGACTGTTAAGCACCAGTGTTGGATTTGGGCTCTTTTGGCTCTCCTGGGCAGTCAATGGTTTACGTGACACCATTGCCAGCATTTTCAGAAGCCCAAGTAACATGAATATCGAGGAGGATGAGGTCGCAGTGAGAATACAAAAAAGCATGAACGAGATTCTCTTCAGAGCCATAACTCTCTTGGCTATAACTGCATTGAAGTTTGCATGA
- the LOC112886712 gene encoding DNA replication complex GINS protein SLD5 — MSSWDDDESAAASAAEAATTDVELLRRAWRNEKAAPEILRFDTPLVSRVREQIQLLEETLDDFADTGVDDLVVSLYQMDLDRTLFLLRSYLRLRLQKIEKYTMHISRSDDLRSRLSPQERRFAKSCAEIMEKHLEQSVLSKLPYGYDSVTRQSLSSTEDDMVPEPQLDTFVFCKTKSDVGAFQLDDIGEEVVDLVADDLYVLRYKSIKGLVEGGRIDLI; from the exons ATGTCTTCCTGGGACGACGACGAGTccgcggcggcgtccgcggccgaggcggcgacCACGGACGTGGAGCTGCTGAGGCGGGCCTGGCGCAACGAGAAGGCCGCGCCGGAGATCCTCCGCTTCGACACGCCACTCGTGTCCCGCGTCCGCGAGCAGATCCAGCTCCTC GAGGAGACGCTGGACGACTTCGCCGACACCGGCGTCGACGACCTAGTAGTCTCGCTCTACCAGATGGATCTCGACCGCACGCTCTTCCTCCTGCGCTCctacctccgcctccgcctgcaGAAG ATCGAGAAGTACACGATGCACATCTCCAGGTCTGACGACCTCCGCAGCCGGCTCTCGCCGCAGGAGCGCCGGTTTGCCAAGAG TTGCGCTGAGATCATGGAGAAGCATCTCGAGCAGTCGGTGCTGTCGAAGCTTCCGTACGGCTATGACTCGGTTACCAGGCAGTCCTTATCGAGCACTGAGGATGACATGG TGCCAGAGCCTCAGCTTGACACCTTTGTCTTCTGCAAGACTAAGAGTGATGTTGGAGCCTTCCAGCTAGATGACAT TGGAGAGGAGGTTGTGGACTTGGTGGCAGACGACTTATATGTTCTTCGGTACAAGTCCATCAAGGGCCTTGTCGAGGGTGGCCGGATCGACCTTATCTGA